A stretch of Flavobacterium sp. N1994 DNA encodes these proteins:
- a CDS encoding DUF3050 domain-containing protein → MTISNITEKIQSQKDILLQHPLYEKVKTMDDLHQFLESHVYAVWDFMSLLKALQSKLTCTTTPWFATQNPETRYLINEIVLAEESDLTLDGKRLSHFEMYVEAMQSCGAKTDELEAFLQHVLDTKNVFISIKQSDLHPKIKAFLDFSFRVIEEGKAHKIAAAFTFGREDLIPNMFTEILKNFQQNFPEADLSKLIYYFERHIELDADEHGPMAMQMITELCQEDEQKWNDVEEISILALEKRIGLWNAIEEKIEASLELA, encoded by the coding sequence ATGACTATTTCAAACATCACCGAAAAAATACAATCCCAAAAAGACATTTTATTGCAACATCCGCTTTACGAAAAAGTAAAAACAATGGATGATTTGCATCAGTTTTTAGAAAGTCATGTCTATGCCGTATGGGATTTTATGTCTTTGTTAAAAGCATTGCAAAGTAAGTTAACTTGTACTACCACGCCTTGGTTTGCAACTCAAAATCCAGAAACGCGTTATTTGATTAATGAAATTGTTTTAGCAGAAGAAAGTGATTTGACTTTAGACGGAAAAAGACTGAGTCATTTTGAAATGTATGTAGAAGCGATGCAAAGTTGTGGTGCAAAAACGGATGAACTAGAAGCATTTTTACAACATGTACTAGATACCAAAAACGTTTTTATATCAATAAAACAAAGTGATTTACATCCGAAGATTAAAGCCTTTTTAGATTTTAGTTTCCGAGTAATTGAAGAAGGGAAAGCCCATAAAATTGCTGCCGCTTTTACCTTTGGAAGAGAAGATTTGATTCCGAATATGTTTACCGAGATTTTGAAAAACTTTCAGCAAAACTTTCCTGAAGCCGATTTGTCAAAATTGATTTATTATTTCGAAAGACATATCGAATTAGATGCTGACGAGCACGGACCAATGGCAATGCAAATGATTACAGAACTATGCCAAGAAGACGAACAAAAATGGAATGATGTAGAAGAGATTTCTATTCTAGCTTTAGAAAAAAGAATAGGCCTTTGGAATGCTATTGAGGAAAAAATTGAAGCTAGTTTAGAATTAGCATGA
- a CDS encoding acyl-CoA dehydrogenase family protein, producing the protein MKPDLFQAPDYYNLDDLLTEEHKLVRDSARAWVKREVSPIIEEYAQRAEFPKQIIKGLGEIGGFGPYIPEEYGGAGLDQISYGLIMQEIERGDSGVRSTSSVQSSLVMYPIWKFGTEEQRQKYLPKLATGEFMGCFGLTEPDHGSNPSGMTTNFKDMGDHYLLNGAKMWISNAPFADVAVVWAKNEEGRIHGLIVERGMEGFTTPETHNKWSLRASATGELIFDNVKVPKENLLPGKSGLGAPMMCLDSARYGIAWGAIGAAMDCYDTALRYAKERIQFDKPIAGTQLQQKKLAEMITEITKAQLLTWRLGVLRNEGKATTAQISMAKRNNVDMAIHIAREARQILGGMGITGEYSIMRHSMNLESVITYEGTHDIHLLITGADITGIPAFK; encoded by the coding sequence ATGAAACCAGATTTATTTCAAGCTCCAGATTATTATAATTTAGATGATTTATTAACGGAAGAACATAAATTAGTTCGTGATTCTGCCCGTGCGTGGGTGAAACGTGAAGTTTCTCCTATCATAGAAGAGTATGCACAACGTGCTGAATTCCCTAAACAAATCATCAAAGGTTTGGGAGAAATTGGTGGTTTTGGTCCTTACATTCCTGAAGAATATGGAGGTGCTGGTTTAGACCAAATATCTTATGGTTTAATCATGCAAGAAATTGAAAGAGGAGATTCGGGTGTACGTTCTACATCTTCAGTGCAATCTTCTTTGGTAATGTATCCTATTTGGAAATTTGGAACTGAAGAACAGCGTCAAAAATACTTGCCAAAATTAGCTACAGGAGAATTCATGGGATGCTTTGGTTTAACTGAACCAGATCATGGTTCGAATCCATCAGGGATGACGACCAACTTCAAAGACATGGGCGACCATTATTTGTTGAACGGAGCCAAAATGTGGATTTCAAATGCTCCTTTTGCAGATGTAGCTGTAGTTTGGGCCAAAAATGAAGAAGGAAGAATTCACGGTTTAATTGTGGAGCGTGGCATGGAAGGATTTACAACTCCAGAAACCCACAATAAATGGTCGCTTCGTGCTTCGGCTACTGGAGAATTAATTTTTGATAATGTAAAAGTTCCAAAAGAAAACTTGTTGCCTGGCAAATCAGGTCTTGGAGCACCAATGATGTGTTTAGATTCGGCTCGTTACGGAATTGCTTGGGGTGCTATTGGTGCTGCCATGGATTGCTATGATACTGCTTTGCGTTATGCTAAAGAACGTATTCAATTTGACAAACCTATTGCGGGAACTCAATTACAACAAAAGAAATTAGCGGAAATGATTACCGAAATCACTAAAGCGCAATTATTGACTTGGAGATTAGGGGTTTTAAGAAACGAAGGAAAAGCCACTACTGCTCAAATCTCAATGGCGAAAAGAAATAACGTAGATATGGCCATTCATATTGCTCGTGAAGCGCGTCAAATTCTTGGCGGCATGGGAATCACTGGGGAATACTCTATCATGCGTCATAGTATGAACTTAGAATCGGTAATTACTTATGAAGGAACACATGACATTCACTTGTTAATCACTGGAGCTGACATCACTGGAATTCCAGCTTTTAAATAA
- a CDS encoding tRNA1(Val) (adenine(37)-N6)-methyltransferase — translation MFQFKQFTIQQDRCAMKVGTDGVLLGAWCPIDNHPFSVLDIGSGTGILSLMLAQRSNAEQIDAIEIDENAYEQCVENFESSPWSDRLFCFHAGLDEFMDEPEEEYDIIISNPPFYSEDYKSDNEQRDLARFQDALPFEDLVEAAQLLLSENGLLAVIIPFKEEAKFINLCADAELYPVKITRVKGTPTTEIKRSLLAFKRYELSVLTADELVVETARHQYTSDYIALTKDFYLKM, via the coding sequence ATGTTCCAATTCAAACAATTCACTATCCAACAAGATCGTTGCGCCATGAAAGTAGGTACTGATGGTGTGTTACTTGGTGCTTGGTGTCCTATTGATAATCATCCTTTTTCTGTTTTAGATATTGGTTCCGGAACTGGAATATTGTCATTAATGCTCGCCCAACGCAGTAATGCTGAGCAAATCGACGCCATCGAAATTGATGAAAATGCTTATGAGCAATGTGTAGAAAATTTCGAAAGTTCTCCTTGGAGTGACCGGTTATTTTGTTTTCATGCCGGCTTAGACGAATTTATGGATGAACCCGAAGAGGAGTACGATATCATCATTTCGAATCCGCCTTTTTATAGTGAAGATTACAAAAGTGATAATGAACAGCGGGATTTAGCGCGTTTTCAAGACGCCTTGCCCTTTGAAGATTTGGTAGAAGCGGCACAACTCCTACTCTCAGAAAATGGACTTTTAGCAGTCATTATTCCGTTTAAAGAAGAAGCAAAATTCATCAATTTGTGCGCTGACGCCGAATTATATCCTGTAAAGATAACCCGTGTAAAAGGCACTCCAACAACTGAAATCAAGAGAAGTCTTTTAGCTTTTAAACGCTATGAATTATCGGTTTTAACCGCAGATGAGTTGGTTGTTGAAACTGCCCGACATCAGTACACCTCAGACTACATCGCATTGACTAAAGATTTTTATTTGAAGATGTAA
- the rimM gene encoding ribosome maturation factor RimM (Essential for efficient processing of 16S rRNA) produces MRKEDCFYLGKIAKKFSFKGEVLLYLDTDEPELYENMESVFVEFNKNLVPFFIENSSLHKNDFLRVQFEDVTSEAEADTLIGCDIYLPLSMLPKLEGNKFYFHEVIGFEIEDKRLGVFGKIVSINDSSAQPLFEVVNGEVEILIPMIDQFLVKIDRENKKVIMDLPEGLVEMYL; encoded by the coding sequence ATGCGTAAAGAAGATTGTTTCTATTTAGGTAAAATTGCTAAAAAATTTAGTTTCAAAGGGGAAGTTCTACTCTATTTAGATACAGACGAACCCGAATTATATGAAAATATGGAATCAGTATTTGTTGAGTTCAACAAAAATCTGGTTCCATTTTTTATTGAAAATAGTTCCCTCCATAAAAATGATTTTCTTCGGGTGCAATTTGAAGACGTTACCTCTGAAGCAGAAGCCGATACTCTAATTGGTTGCGACATTTACCTTCCCTTATCTATGTTACCTAAACTGGAAGGTAATAAATTTTATTTCCACGAAGTCATCGGATTTGAAATCGAAGACAAACGTTTAGGTGTTTTTGGGAAAATTGTTTCCATAAACGATTCTTCTGCCCAACCTCTGTTTGAAGTGGTGAATGGCGAAGTAGAAATTCTAATCCCAATGATTGACCAGTTTTTAGTCAAAATCGACAGAGAAAACAAAAAAGTTATCATGGATTTACCAGAAGGTTTGGTTGAAATGTATCTTTAG
- a CDS encoding 30S ribosomal protein S16, whose product MSVKIRLQRHGKKQKPFYWIVAADARSKRDGRYLEKLGTYNPNTNPATIELNLDQAVQWLHNGAQPTDTARAILSYKGALMKHHLDGGVRKGALTQEQANAKLATWLEEKANKVDSKKEGLSKAQAAAKAKALKAEKEANDKRAAAAVEAAKVEEVAVETVAEETPAVEETVAEVATEEAPATEEVVAEEAPAVEEAPAAEEASEETEA is encoded by the coding sequence ATGTCAGTAAAAATTAGATTACAAAGACACGGTAAAAAACAAAAACCTTTTTACTGGATCGTAGCAGCTGATGCTAGATCAAAAAGAGATGGTAGATACCTTGAAAAATTAGGAACTTACAATCCAAACACCAATCCTGCTACTATTGAATTAAACCTTGACCAAGCGGTACAATGGTTACACAATGGAGCTCAACCAACTGATACTGCAAGAGCTATCCTTTCTTACAAAGGTGCCCTAATGAAACATCACCTTGATGGTGGCGTTCGCAAAGGAGCTTTAACACAAGAACAAGCTAATGCTAAATTAGCTACATGGTTGGAAGAAAAAGCTAACAAAGTTGATTCTAAAAAAGAAGGGTTATCAAAAGCACAAGCTGCTGCCAAAGCGAAAGCTTTAAAAGCTGAAAAAGAAGCTAATGACAAACGTGCTGCTGCCGCTGTTGAAGCTGCAAAAGTAGAAGAAGTTGCTGTTGAAACGGTAGCAGAGGAAACTCCTGCTGTTGAAGAAACTGTTGCTGAAGTTGCTACAGAAGAAGCTCCTGCTACAGAAGAAGTTGTTGCTGAAGAGGCTCCAGCTGTTGAAGAAGCACCAGCTGCTGAAGAAGCTAGCGAAGAAACAGAAGCTTAA